A window of Cellulomonas wangleii genomic DNA:
GGTGCCGGCGTTCATGGCGACGCGGTCCGAGCCCGCGCCCGCCACGGGGTCGCTCGAGGTGCCCCGCGTGCTGGCGGAGGAGCCCGCCCGCCGCGAGCGGGACGAGCTCGACGTGCCCGACTTCCTCAAGTAGGTCCGTGTGGCCGACCGTCCGGGGCCGGCGGACGGCGTCGTGATCGACGCCGTTCCGCTCGGCCCCGGCGTCGTGGCGGGGTTCACCTCGCGGGCCGGCGGCCGCAGCGGCGGCCCGTGGCGTGGTCTGAACCTGGGGACCCGGGTGGGTGACGACCCCGCCGCCGTCGCCGCCAACCGGCGCGCGCTGGAGCAGCGGATCGGTGCGCCGGTCGTGCTCGCCACCCAGGTGCACGGCGCCGACGTGCTGCTCGTCACCGACGTGTCGTCGCGGGACCTCCCCGCGGATGGTCTGGTGACGACGACCCCGGACGTGGCGGTGGGTGTGTACGTGGCGGACTGCGCACCCGTGCTGCTGGCCGACCCCGTGGCCCGCGTCGTGGCCGCCGCGCACGCCGGCCGGGCGGGGCTGGCGGCCGGCGTGCTGCAGGCCACGGTGGCCGCCATGGTCCGGCGGGGCGCGGACCCGGCGCGCACCGTCGCCGCCGTCGGCC
This region includes:
- the pgeF gene encoding peptidoglycan editing factor PgeF gives rise to the protein MIDAVPLGPGVVAGFTSRAGGRSGGPWRGLNLGTRVGDDPAAVAANRRALEQRIGAPVVLATQVHGADVLLVTDVSSRDLPADGLVTTTPDVAVGVYVADCAPVLLADPVARVVAAAHAGRAGLAAGVLQATVAAMVRRGADPARTVAAVGPCIAGASYEVPAAMRDEVAAVVPEAAATTAAGTPALDLAAGARAVLLRAGLVHVHADGRDTYRDADLYSHRRAVHEGSATTGRFVGVVRLLPARTAPTG